The following coding sequences are from one Oncorhynchus nerka isolate Pitt River linkage group LG6, Oner_Uvic_2.0, whole genome shotgun sequence window:
- the bcorl1 gene encoding BCL-6 corepressor-like protein 1 isoform X1 — protein sequence MSLNTEAVRIASYTEEDPIAADLRSTTPKECCVNETHMQVDPTPMNVGDGGTVSREISALIKASASMVGNPPQTLPPELRGDVPLSQQNKTSTETDCKMPANVCSDPSNFTHCPMDPPPQEHNNAPTSGPPLISSDKRENKRSEVPKSKADGPRVFPTHHWPCGTKNSSEDPVNPSHSGVTSNKKPHVQTQSVISLPAGFQRSTLFKPGQPVTFLPSTNFSSPLCKITLPPALGQIAALREATASQFQKGSQPLSAAAGVAPLLQTYPYHFSVGQCPAPQKKTPNSTPKLKCNSTSSSKSSKAGREHKSTIASVVASPTIALPIQHPALGSAAPTRFTLSPSAAICCGPTLASITTQGRLLNYVEKDLTHRSAGKTSVGFLKLKAPSAADDHAVACPTEARDVPLDLSAKSKRPKTVKDPPNMVATTEHLHNKARQKVALHPKRPHTATYGSAAPYPILPNTQRNGALKQASRPLTHQGLEPNSSWVKGSSQAPINNLPGTYVGVASPILASTLRSKDGKGSFEDEFQTFARQETISIIDQGEHLASRGKKASFMTKGNQHVYGIKHPNSTSPAVTQNCPSKGAFATALPGSANSHSHQKSGSVKAAIPYSLTVLKPLWQRPALLPHQGASVQRKVIQGTPKVIQGTPKVKGGTGSDGPKFQGTHQSPSRMEAEKWDRTKSPLSNLESIVKQKVLETTALTSEGYCHLAPVASRKLEVVSSHTAGQDILLHQNAAFGCPPIRSVETNETLSFQGDSTQVMNKLEKTSVSESKEKSTEKHIKLGEQAGGKEIQVSANSTSHPHAFRSSGSANRNRMDSKLAQELEGGTVKEENMTPAGLDPRAKLEGIALSILTEQCAGVAEVEKTNGIKEESPTKAKAAISKQKKPPSPRKPAKEKSAAPVKKKHNQEATPVKKEPSPKKKPCVPVLEHSLSLVEPSPHRDEGENTRKETSSPTDNKQAAHNKPGSVSSPLLSPQRSETPVSLSSPGRPSKEPASSESSTPRLRRGRRRADEARLDDWGFATPSPPPPSTPPPPTYPPPRRPRGRPRTNPLPEKAEQCKARPVPSTEGDTPKHKKRNRCRNRKYQNGEYITEKDKDGDGEERSVLTRQGTRSDLRTGMYPRLSATLTCRGASPEPGHRRPSFTRSGSVRRPEREACPEPSDKPSGKRKFKCKHLSDTDEPKKLKTKRSSLGKRPTSVATDDDSPNAKKPAGLPATPKGPTSPPASKGRGGAPESPPIRPVPPEVRRLIVNKNAGETLLQRAARLGYQDVVHYCLEKDVREVNRRDNAGYTALHEACSRGWSHIVQVLLKYGADVNCSAQDGTRPIHDAVASDNLPVVWMLLNHGADPTLATYSGQTVVKLAQSPSMKTFLKEYFTDLEGRSDQDPSLPWELYSSSVFETGQEACWDFLLSQREEEREGSKERDSDGDCLLFEFSSEPLLTCFHVQVSLTQGFCNWFLLTDVLKRLKMSSRIFRARYPHLEVVSLARTELWRQVSVSQVSTASAQPQGEEEEEDDREEGEGLVELVRCVLELQGLLGSSIHILQEDEGEEEGDRTDTATPCSR from the exons ATGTCTTTGAACACAGAAGCGGTTCG CATAGCGTCTTATACAGAGGAAGACCCCATTGCTGCAGACCTGAGGTCAACTACACCTAAGGAATGTTGTGTTAATGAAACACATATGCAG GTGGATCCCACTCCAATGAATGTAGGGGATGGAGGCACAGTGAGCAGAGAGATCAGTGCTCTGATTAAAGCATCTGCTAGCATGGTGGGAAATCCCCCTCAGACGCTGCCCCCTGAGCTCAGAGGAGATGTGCCCCTCAGTCAGCAAAACAAGACCAGCACAGAAACAGACTGTAAAATGCCAGCCAACGTCTGTTCAGACCCTAGCAACTTCACCCATTGCCCAATGGACCCTCCCCCTCAAGAACACAACAATGCTCCAACGTCAGGCCCTCCCCTCATTAGCTCTGataagagagaaaacaagaggtcAGAGGTCCCCAAATCCAAGGCTGATGGTCCTAGGGTCTTTCCCACACATCATTGGCCGTGTGGTACGAAGAACAGCTCTGAGGACCCAGTTAACCCGAGCCACAGTGGTGTGACGTCCAATAAGAAACCACATGTTCAGACCCAGTCAGTGATTAGTCTTCCCGCTGGGTTTCAACGCTCAACACTGTTTAAACCAGGCCAGCCTGTTACTTTTCTTCCCTCCACTAACTTCTCATCTCCACTCTGCAAAATCACTCTTCCACCCGCATTGGGTCAGATCGCAGCATTGAGAGAAGCCACAGCCAGCCAGTTTCAGAAGGGGAGTCAACCACTAAGCGCAGCTGCTGGTGTTGCGCCACTGCTGCAGACTTATCCATATCACTTCTCAGTGGGTCAATGTCCAGCACCTCAAAAGAAAACACCCAACTCAACACCCAAACTCAAATGTAACTCGACGTCCAGTAGCAAGAGCTCCAAAGCTGGGAGGGAGCATAAATCCACTATCGCCTCAGTCGTGGCCTCTCCCACTATTGCGCTCCCAATACAGCACCCAGCATTAGGCTCTGCCGCACCAACCCGCTTCACGTTGTCTCCCTCCGCTGCCATCTGCTGTGGCCCTACACTGGCCAGCATCACCACTCAGGGCAGGCTGCTGAACTATGTGGAGAAAGACCTTACGCACCGCAGTGCAGGCAAGACATCCGTAGGCTTTCTAAAACTGAAAGCTCCATCTGCTGCTGATGACCATGCAGTTGCATGCCCGACTGAAGCAAGAGATGTGCCCCTCGACCTGTCCGCCAAGTCGAAGCGTCCAAAAACGGTCAAAGACCCTCCAAACATGGTCGCCACCACAGAGCATCTCCATAACAAAGCACGTCAGAAAGTTGCCCTCCATCCAAAGAGGCCCCATACTGCCACGTATGGCTCTGCCGCGCCATACCCCATCCTACCCAACACCCAGCGAAATGGGGCTCTAAAGCAGGCTAGTAGGCCCCTAACTCATCAGGGTTTGGAACCCAACTCATCCTGGGTCAAAGGTTCCTCTCAAGCCCCCATTAATAACCTCCCAGGAACCTATGTAGGTGTGGCCAGCCCCATACTTGCTTCCACCCTGCGTAGCAAAGATGGGAAGGGGTCCTTTGAGGACGAGTTCCAGACTTTCGCTAGACAGGAGACTATCTCTATCATTGACCAAGGGGAACACCTGGCCTCAAGGGGAAAGAAGGCATCATTCATGACTAAGGGCAACCAGCACGTATATGGTATCAAGCACCCTAACAGTACCAGCCCAGCTGTAACACAAAACTGTCCCTCTAAGGGGGCTTTCGCCACAGCTCTGCCCGGCTCTGCCAACTCACACTCTCATCAGAAATCTGGAAGTGTCAAAGCAGCAATCCCATACTCCCTCACTGTCCTCAAGCCGTTATGGCAGCGACCAGCACTTCTTCCTCACCAAGGTGCTTCTGTTCAGAGAAAGGTCATTCAAGGGACTCCCAAGGTCATTCAAGGGACTCCCAAGGTCAAGGGGGGCACAGGTTCAGATGGTCCCAAATTTCAGGGTACCCATCAAAGCCCGTCCAGAATGGAAGCCGAAAAGTGGGACAGAACCAAGTCCCCCCTGTCCAACCTTGAGTCCATAGTGAAGCAGAAAGTTCTAGAGACCACTGCATTGACTAGCGAGGGATACTGCCATCTAGCACCTGTGGCATCCAGAAAGCTTGAAGTGGTGAGCTCCCACACTGCGGGCCAGGACATATTGTTACATCAGAATGCTGCTTTTGGATGCCCACCTATCAGATCTGTGGAGACCAACGAGACACTTTCCTTTCAAGGGGATTCCACACAAGTTATGAACAAACTTGAGAAAACGAGTGTCTCTGAGTCCAAAGAAAAGAGTACTGAGAAACATATTAAACTGGGGGAGCAGGCAGGTGGCAAAGAGATACAGGTCTCTGCAAACAGCACCAGCCACCCCCATGCCTTTAGAAGCAGTGGTTCAGCTAACAGAAACAGGATGGACAGCAAATTGGCCCAGGAGTTGGAGGGAGGAACGGTGAAGGAGGAGAATATGACCCCTGCTGGTCTCGATCCCCGTGCTAAATTGGAGGGGATTGCCCTATCCATCCTCACTGAGCAGTGTGCAGGGGTAGCCGAGGTGGAGAAGACCAATGGAATTAAAGAGGAGTCTCCCACCAAAGCGAAAGCTGCCATCAGCAAACAGAAGAAGCCCCCTAGTCCAAGGAAGCCGGCAAAGGAGAAGTCTGCGGCGCCAGTGAAGAAAAAGCACAACCAGGAAGCCACTCCAGTTAAGAAAGAACCAAGTCCCAAAAAA AAACCATGTGTACCTGTACTGGAGCACAGTCTGTCGCTGGTGGAACCATCCCCACACAGGGATGAGGGGGAGAACACTCGCAAGGAGACGAGCAGCCCGACTGATAACAAGCAGGCTGCTCACAACAAACCAGGTAG CGTGAGCAGTCCTCTCCTCAGTCCCCAGAGATCTGAGACCCCAGTCTCCCTCAGCAGCCCTGGCAGACCCAGTAAGGAGCCAGCGTCCTCCGAGAGCTCCACCCCCAGGCTGAGGAGGGGCCGGCGGAGGGCTGATGAGGCTCGGCTGGACGACTGGGGCTTCgctactccctctcctccacctccctcaacTCCTCCTCCCCCTACATACCCGCCACCCCGCCGGCCCAGGGGCAGACCGCGCACCAACCCCCTGCCTGAGAAGGCTGAACAGTGCAAGGCCAGGCCCGTCCCCAGCACTGAGGGAGACACCCCGAAACACAAGAAACGGAACCGCTGCCGGAACAGGAAGTATCAGAATGGGGAGTATATCACGGAGAAGGACAAGGATGGAGACGGAGAGGAAAGATCTGTCCTCACCAGACAGGGTACTCGATCAG ATTTGAGGACTGGCATGTACCCACGCCTCAGTGCCACTCTGACCTGTCGTGGCGCCAGCCCAGAGCCTGGTCACAGGAGGCCCTCGTTCACCCGCTCAGGGTCGGTGCGGCGCCCGGAGAGAGAGGCCTGCCCAGAGCCCAGCGACAAGCCCTCTGGGAAGAGGAAGTTCAAGTGCAAGCACTTGAGTGACACAGACGAGCCCAAGAAG CTCAAGACCAAGCGTTCCAGCTTGGGCAAGCGCCCTACCTCTGTGGCAACTGATGATGACAGCCCCAACGCTAAGAAACCAGCAGGCCTCCCGGCCACCCCTAAGGGCCCGACCTCCCCTCCAGCCAGTAAAGGAAGAGGAGGGGCACCAGAGTCTCCTCCTATCAGACCTGTTCCTCCAGAGGTTCGCCGGCTCATTGTCAACAAGAACGCCGGGGAAACTCTGCTACAAAGAGCCGCCCGATTGGGCTACCAG GATGTGGTGCACTATTGTCTGGAGAAGGATGTGCGGGAGGTCAATCGGCGTGACAACGCAGGTTACACAGCTCTTCACGAGGCCTGCTCTCGAGGCTGGAGCCATATCGTCCAGGTGCTGCTGAAGTACGGCGCCGACGTCAACTGCAGCGCCCAGGACGGAACGCG GCCCATCCATGACGCAGTAGCCAGTGATAATCTACCTGTGGTGTGGATGCTGCTGAACCACGGGGCAGACCCCACCCTGGCCACCTACTCTGGGCAGACAGTGGTCAAACTGGCCCAGAGCCCCAGCATGAAGACCTTCCTCAAAG AATACTTCACAGACCTGGAGGGGAGAAGTGACCAGGACCCCAGCTTGCCATGGGAATTATACAGCAGCTCTGTGTTTG AGACTGGCCAGGAGGCTTGCTGGGACTTCCTGCTCtcgcagagggaggaggagagagaggggagtaaggAGAGAGACTCCGATGGGGACTGTCTCCTGTTTGAATTTTCTTCAGAGCCCCTCTTAACCTGCTTCCATGTCCAAGTGTCGTTAACCCAGGG CTTTTGCAATTGGTTCCTGTTGACGGATGTTCTGAAGCGGCTGAAGATGTCGTCCCGGATATTCCGGGCGCGGTACCCGCACTTGGAGGTGGTGAGCCTGGCGCGGACAGAGCTGTGGAGGCAGGTGTCGGTCAGCCAGGTGAGCACAGCCTCTGCACAGCctcagggagaggaagaggaggaggacgacagggaggagggggaggggctggTGGAGCTGGTACGCTGTGTACTGGAGCTACAGGGACTGCTGGGTTCCTCCATTCACATCCTACAGGAGgacgagggggaggaggaaggggacaggacgGATACAGCCACTCCCTGCAGCCGGTAG
- the bcorl1 gene encoding BCL-6 corepressor-like protein 1 isoform X2, with protein MQVDPTPMNVGDGGTVSREISALIKASASMVGNPPQTLPPELRGDVPLSQQNKTSTETDCKMPANVCSDPSNFTHCPMDPPPQEHNNAPTSGPPLISSDKRENKRSEVPKSKADGPRVFPTHHWPCGTKNSSEDPVNPSHSGVTSNKKPHVQTQSVISLPAGFQRSTLFKPGQPVTFLPSTNFSSPLCKITLPPALGQIAALREATASQFQKGSQPLSAAAGVAPLLQTYPYHFSVGQCPAPQKKTPNSTPKLKCNSTSSSKSSKAGREHKSTIASVVASPTIALPIQHPALGSAAPTRFTLSPSAAICCGPTLASITTQGRLLNYVEKDLTHRSAGKTSVGFLKLKAPSAADDHAVACPTEARDVPLDLSAKSKRPKTVKDPPNMVATTEHLHNKARQKVALHPKRPHTATYGSAAPYPILPNTQRNGALKQASRPLTHQGLEPNSSWVKGSSQAPINNLPGTYVGVASPILASTLRSKDGKGSFEDEFQTFARQETISIIDQGEHLASRGKKASFMTKGNQHVYGIKHPNSTSPAVTQNCPSKGAFATALPGSANSHSHQKSGSVKAAIPYSLTVLKPLWQRPALLPHQGASVQRKVIQGTPKVIQGTPKVKGGTGSDGPKFQGTHQSPSRMEAEKWDRTKSPLSNLESIVKQKVLETTALTSEGYCHLAPVASRKLEVVSSHTAGQDILLHQNAAFGCPPIRSVETNETLSFQGDSTQVMNKLEKTSVSESKEKSTEKHIKLGEQAGGKEIQVSANSTSHPHAFRSSGSANRNRMDSKLAQELEGGTVKEENMTPAGLDPRAKLEGIALSILTEQCAGVAEVEKTNGIKEESPTKAKAAISKQKKPPSPRKPAKEKSAAPVKKKHNQEATPVKKEPSPKKKPCVPVLEHSLSLVEPSPHRDEGENTRKETSSPTDNKQAAHNKPGSVSSPLLSPQRSETPVSLSSPGRPSKEPASSESSTPRLRRGRRRADEARLDDWGFATPSPPPPSTPPPPTYPPPRRPRGRPRTNPLPEKAEQCKARPVPSTEGDTPKHKKRNRCRNRKYQNGEYITEKDKDGDGEERSVLTRQGTRSDLRTGMYPRLSATLTCRGASPEPGHRRPSFTRSGSVRRPEREACPEPSDKPSGKRKFKCKHLSDTDEPKKLKTKRSSLGKRPTSVATDDDSPNAKKPAGLPATPKGPTSPPASKGRGGAPESPPIRPVPPEVRRLIVNKNAGETLLQRAARLGYQDVVHYCLEKDVREVNRRDNAGYTALHEACSRGWSHIVQVLLKYGADVNCSAQDGTRPIHDAVASDNLPVVWMLLNHGADPTLATYSGQTVVKLAQSPSMKTFLKEYFTDLEGRSDQDPSLPWELYSSSVFETGQEACWDFLLSQREEEREGSKERDSDGDCLLFEFSSEPLLTCFHVQVSLTQGFCNWFLLTDVLKRLKMSSRIFRARYPHLEVVSLARTELWRQVSVSQVSTASAQPQGEEEEEDDREEGEGLVELVRCVLELQGLLGSSIHILQEDEGEEEGDRTDTATPCSR; from the exons ATGCAG GTGGATCCCACTCCAATGAATGTAGGGGATGGAGGCACAGTGAGCAGAGAGATCAGTGCTCTGATTAAAGCATCTGCTAGCATGGTGGGAAATCCCCCTCAGACGCTGCCCCCTGAGCTCAGAGGAGATGTGCCCCTCAGTCAGCAAAACAAGACCAGCACAGAAACAGACTGTAAAATGCCAGCCAACGTCTGTTCAGACCCTAGCAACTTCACCCATTGCCCAATGGACCCTCCCCCTCAAGAACACAACAATGCTCCAACGTCAGGCCCTCCCCTCATTAGCTCTGataagagagaaaacaagaggtcAGAGGTCCCCAAATCCAAGGCTGATGGTCCTAGGGTCTTTCCCACACATCATTGGCCGTGTGGTACGAAGAACAGCTCTGAGGACCCAGTTAACCCGAGCCACAGTGGTGTGACGTCCAATAAGAAACCACATGTTCAGACCCAGTCAGTGATTAGTCTTCCCGCTGGGTTTCAACGCTCAACACTGTTTAAACCAGGCCAGCCTGTTACTTTTCTTCCCTCCACTAACTTCTCATCTCCACTCTGCAAAATCACTCTTCCACCCGCATTGGGTCAGATCGCAGCATTGAGAGAAGCCACAGCCAGCCAGTTTCAGAAGGGGAGTCAACCACTAAGCGCAGCTGCTGGTGTTGCGCCACTGCTGCAGACTTATCCATATCACTTCTCAGTGGGTCAATGTCCAGCACCTCAAAAGAAAACACCCAACTCAACACCCAAACTCAAATGTAACTCGACGTCCAGTAGCAAGAGCTCCAAAGCTGGGAGGGAGCATAAATCCACTATCGCCTCAGTCGTGGCCTCTCCCACTATTGCGCTCCCAATACAGCACCCAGCATTAGGCTCTGCCGCACCAACCCGCTTCACGTTGTCTCCCTCCGCTGCCATCTGCTGTGGCCCTACACTGGCCAGCATCACCACTCAGGGCAGGCTGCTGAACTATGTGGAGAAAGACCTTACGCACCGCAGTGCAGGCAAGACATCCGTAGGCTTTCTAAAACTGAAAGCTCCATCTGCTGCTGATGACCATGCAGTTGCATGCCCGACTGAAGCAAGAGATGTGCCCCTCGACCTGTCCGCCAAGTCGAAGCGTCCAAAAACGGTCAAAGACCCTCCAAACATGGTCGCCACCACAGAGCATCTCCATAACAAAGCACGTCAGAAAGTTGCCCTCCATCCAAAGAGGCCCCATACTGCCACGTATGGCTCTGCCGCGCCATACCCCATCCTACCCAACACCCAGCGAAATGGGGCTCTAAAGCAGGCTAGTAGGCCCCTAACTCATCAGGGTTTGGAACCCAACTCATCCTGGGTCAAAGGTTCCTCTCAAGCCCCCATTAATAACCTCCCAGGAACCTATGTAGGTGTGGCCAGCCCCATACTTGCTTCCACCCTGCGTAGCAAAGATGGGAAGGGGTCCTTTGAGGACGAGTTCCAGACTTTCGCTAGACAGGAGACTATCTCTATCATTGACCAAGGGGAACACCTGGCCTCAAGGGGAAAGAAGGCATCATTCATGACTAAGGGCAACCAGCACGTATATGGTATCAAGCACCCTAACAGTACCAGCCCAGCTGTAACACAAAACTGTCCCTCTAAGGGGGCTTTCGCCACAGCTCTGCCCGGCTCTGCCAACTCACACTCTCATCAGAAATCTGGAAGTGTCAAAGCAGCAATCCCATACTCCCTCACTGTCCTCAAGCCGTTATGGCAGCGACCAGCACTTCTTCCTCACCAAGGTGCTTCTGTTCAGAGAAAGGTCATTCAAGGGACTCCCAAGGTCATTCAAGGGACTCCCAAGGTCAAGGGGGGCACAGGTTCAGATGGTCCCAAATTTCAGGGTACCCATCAAAGCCCGTCCAGAATGGAAGCCGAAAAGTGGGACAGAACCAAGTCCCCCCTGTCCAACCTTGAGTCCATAGTGAAGCAGAAAGTTCTAGAGACCACTGCATTGACTAGCGAGGGATACTGCCATCTAGCACCTGTGGCATCCAGAAAGCTTGAAGTGGTGAGCTCCCACACTGCGGGCCAGGACATATTGTTACATCAGAATGCTGCTTTTGGATGCCCACCTATCAGATCTGTGGAGACCAACGAGACACTTTCCTTTCAAGGGGATTCCACACAAGTTATGAACAAACTTGAGAAAACGAGTGTCTCTGAGTCCAAAGAAAAGAGTACTGAGAAACATATTAAACTGGGGGAGCAGGCAGGTGGCAAAGAGATACAGGTCTCTGCAAACAGCACCAGCCACCCCCATGCCTTTAGAAGCAGTGGTTCAGCTAACAGAAACAGGATGGACAGCAAATTGGCCCAGGAGTTGGAGGGAGGAACGGTGAAGGAGGAGAATATGACCCCTGCTGGTCTCGATCCCCGTGCTAAATTGGAGGGGATTGCCCTATCCATCCTCACTGAGCAGTGTGCAGGGGTAGCCGAGGTGGAGAAGACCAATGGAATTAAAGAGGAGTCTCCCACCAAAGCGAAAGCTGCCATCAGCAAACAGAAGAAGCCCCCTAGTCCAAGGAAGCCGGCAAAGGAGAAGTCTGCGGCGCCAGTGAAGAAAAAGCACAACCAGGAAGCCACTCCAGTTAAGAAAGAACCAAGTCCCAAAAAA AAACCATGTGTACCTGTACTGGAGCACAGTCTGTCGCTGGTGGAACCATCCCCACACAGGGATGAGGGGGAGAACACTCGCAAGGAGACGAGCAGCCCGACTGATAACAAGCAGGCTGCTCACAACAAACCAGGTAG CGTGAGCAGTCCTCTCCTCAGTCCCCAGAGATCTGAGACCCCAGTCTCCCTCAGCAGCCCTGGCAGACCCAGTAAGGAGCCAGCGTCCTCCGAGAGCTCCACCCCCAGGCTGAGGAGGGGCCGGCGGAGGGCTGATGAGGCTCGGCTGGACGACTGGGGCTTCgctactccctctcctccacctccctcaacTCCTCCTCCCCCTACATACCCGCCACCCCGCCGGCCCAGGGGCAGACCGCGCACCAACCCCCTGCCTGAGAAGGCTGAACAGTGCAAGGCCAGGCCCGTCCCCAGCACTGAGGGAGACACCCCGAAACACAAGAAACGGAACCGCTGCCGGAACAGGAAGTATCAGAATGGGGAGTATATCACGGAGAAGGACAAGGATGGAGACGGAGAGGAAAGATCTGTCCTCACCAGACAGGGTACTCGATCAG ATTTGAGGACTGGCATGTACCCACGCCTCAGTGCCACTCTGACCTGTCGTGGCGCCAGCCCAGAGCCTGGTCACAGGAGGCCCTCGTTCACCCGCTCAGGGTCGGTGCGGCGCCCGGAGAGAGAGGCCTGCCCAGAGCCCAGCGACAAGCCCTCTGGGAAGAGGAAGTTCAAGTGCAAGCACTTGAGTGACACAGACGAGCCCAAGAAG CTCAAGACCAAGCGTTCCAGCTTGGGCAAGCGCCCTACCTCTGTGGCAACTGATGATGACAGCCCCAACGCTAAGAAACCAGCAGGCCTCCCGGCCACCCCTAAGGGCCCGACCTCCCCTCCAGCCAGTAAAGGAAGAGGAGGGGCACCAGAGTCTCCTCCTATCAGACCTGTTCCTCCAGAGGTTCGCCGGCTCATTGTCAACAAGAACGCCGGGGAAACTCTGCTACAAAGAGCCGCCCGATTGGGCTACCAG GATGTGGTGCACTATTGTCTGGAGAAGGATGTGCGGGAGGTCAATCGGCGTGACAACGCAGGTTACACAGCTCTTCACGAGGCCTGCTCTCGAGGCTGGAGCCATATCGTCCAGGTGCTGCTGAAGTACGGCGCCGACGTCAACTGCAGCGCCCAGGACGGAACGCG GCCCATCCATGACGCAGTAGCCAGTGATAATCTACCTGTGGTGTGGATGCTGCTGAACCACGGGGCAGACCCCACCCTGGCCACCTACTCTGGGCAGACAGTGGTCAAACTGGCCCAGAGCCCCAGCATGAAGACCTTCCTCAAAG AATACTTCACAGACCTGGAGGGGAGAAGTGACCAGGACCCCAGCTTGCCATGGGAATTATACAGCAGCTCTGTGTTTG AGACTGGCCAGGAGGCTTGCTGGGACTTCCTGCTCtcgcagagggaggaggagagagaggggagtaaggAGAGAGACTCCGATGGGGACTGTCTCCTGTTTGAATTTTCTTCAGAGCCCCTCTTAACCTGCTTCCATGTCCAAGTGTCGTTAACCCAGGG CTTTTGCAATTGGTTCCTGTTGACGGATGTTCTGAAGCGGCTGAAGATGTCGTCCCGGATATTCCGGGCGCGGTACCCGCACTTGGAGGTGGTGAGCCTGGCGCGGACAGAGCTGTGGAGGCAGGTGTCGGTCAGCCAGGTGAGCACAGCCTCTGCACAGCctcagggagaggaagaggaggaggacgacagggaggagggggaggggctggTGGAGCTGGTACGCTGTGTACTGGAGCTACAGGGACTGCTGGGTTCCTCCATTCACATCCTACAGGAGgacgagggggaggaggaaggggacaggacgGATACAGCCACTCCCTGCAGCCGGTAG